The DNA region CACCGTCGCCGCGCGACTGCCGAAGATGTAGGCGACGAAGGCGACGCCGACGATGAGGAGGATCTTGTTGCGCATGATGCCTGCTTTCTCAGGAGAGACGGCGCTGGTCGTGCGCGAGCCGGGCCCGGAGGCTCGTGTGGATCGAGACGAACGTCGCGGTGTCGCGTCCGGTGAGGACAGCGAGGTTGGCGAGCAGACGGTCGACATGGTCGACGAGCTCCCGCGGGTCGGTGTTCTGACGCGGCGTCACGGAGACGTGCAGCACCGGGCTGCGACGCACATCGTTGGCCGTCACCTGCGCCGAGAGGACCTCGTCGCGCGTCGTGAGGGAGTTCTTCACCGCGTCCGAGACGAACGACTCGTTGACCGTCACACGCCCCAGCGGGTTCTGCGCTCCCGTCGAGCGGAGCACGGTCTTCGAACGCCGTCCGGCGATGCTCGTGAGCGCGAGGATCAGCAGCACGATCACGACCACGATCGCGACGACCGCGCCGATGCCGATCCACGACAGTGCTCCTCCCGCGATGGCGGTCGCGGCGATCGCCTGGTCCAGCCAGGACCGCGCATCCCTGCCGCCTGCTGTCCAGATGTCGGACAGCGTCGGCCAGCTCATGATGGCGATGCCGAGGGCGCCGAGCGCGAGGAACAGCAGCCCGATGATCAGGAGCAGGGTGCGATTCAGCGCACGGTTGGTGTTGTTCACAGCTCGTCTTCCTTCTCGGTGGGGCGCTCGATGCGCACCCGCGTGCGAACCCTGTCGGTCAGCCGATACGACTGCAGCTCCGCCTCGGCGGCTGCCCGCACGTCGGATGCGTCGAGAGGCACGCCGATTCCCGGGCGCACGGTCACGTCGACGGTGCGGTGTCCGACACCGACGGTGATGCTGTCGCGGGTGAGACCCGTCTCCTCCGCGAGGTGCTGAGCCAACGCGCTGGCGATCACGCCGTTGTCGACGACCACCGCGCGTCCGCCGGCATCCAGCACGTGCTTGGACAGTCGCCCCGGCGTGATGGCCAGTACCACGAAGGTCAGCCCGATGAGGGCGAGCACCACACTGCCGGCGATCACGAGCCCGGCGGGCTGTGCGGTGGGCAACCCGATGAGCCAGCCTCCCGCCGCGGCGGGACCGACCAGGAGTGCGGGCTGCGCGGCGAGGCTCAGCACGATCTCGAGCCCGATGTACGCGAGGGCGAGGATGAGCAGGATGACCGCGACGAACATCGCGACGGTGCGCGGCGAGTGCGTCTCGCGTCGGATGACACGGCGCAGGACCGGGGTGCTCATTGCACTCGTCTCCTTTCCGGGATGGTGGCACCGGTGACGGTGAGATTGATGCGGATGACGGTGCGTCCGAGGATCGTGCTCAGGCTCTGCTGCAGCTGCTCCTGCAGATCCCGCGCACGTTCGAGGACGGGCACGGTCTGCGCGATCGCGGCCGTGTCGTCCAGGCGGGGAACGGGAAGAGGCGTGGCGATCCGCACGCTGATCCCCCGCGGGTGCTCGGCGACATCGACCTTCACGTCGCTGCGAGGCACCCCGATCAACGTCGCAGACGCCTTCTCGGTGACGGTGCGGTAGACGCGATCCTTCACCTCGACGCGTCCGCGGACGGCGGCCCCGCCGGCGGCGGCTCCCGAGGGAGCGCCGCCGGCGATGTGCTGGTCGGCGCGCATCAGGAGGTGCGCCGCCCGGTGAAGACGTCCGCGAGACCGCGGACGTCGAGCTTGCCGGACGCGATCCGACCCACGAGCGCGCCGATGCCCGCGAAGACGGCCATGAGGAGGAATCCCCAGAAGCCGAACAGCAGAGCCGCGAGAGCGAGGAGAGCGCCGATCAGGGCGCCGACCGTTGTGGCACTCATGAGACTCGCGACTCTTCGCTCTCGTCGCTGTCGTCGCCGGGCACGTGCACGTCGTTGACCTCGACGTTGACCTCGACGACCTCGAGGCCGACCAGGCGGCTGATCGCGCCCGCGACAGCGGCACGGACGTTGTTCGCGACGTCCTGGATCGGCGCCGGGTACTCGACCACGATGGTCAGGTCGGCGGCGGCCTGCGTGTCGCCCACCTCGACCTTGACGCCCTGGGCGAGGTCGGTGGCGTTGATCACGTCGCGGATCGCACCGAAGGCACGTGCGCCGCCGCCGCCGAGCGCGTAGACGCCGGCGACCTCACGTGCGGCGATGCCGGCGACCTTGGCGACCACGCCGTCGGCGATGGTGGTCTTGCCCGCGGCATTGGCGTCCGTGGGGACGCGCGATGCGGAGAATCCGCTCGACCGGTCGACGCGCGATGCGCCGGTGGCGGCCTTCG from Microbacterium sp. SY138 includes:
- a CDS encoding DUF6286 domain-containing protein, giving the protein MSTPVLRRVIRRETHSPRTVAMFVAVILLILALAYIGLEIVLSLAAQPALLVGPAAAGGWLIGLPTAQPAGLVIAGSVVLALIGLTFVVLAITPGRLSKHVLDAGGRAVVVDNGVIASALAQHLAEETGLTRDSITVGVGHRTVDVTVRPGIGVPLDASDVRAAAEAELQSYRLTDRVRTRVRIERPTEKEDEL
- a CDS encoding DUF2273 domain-containing protein, producing the protein MSATTVGALIGALLALAALLFGFWGFLLMAVFAGIGALVGRIASGKLDVRGLADVFTGRRTS
- a CDS encoding Asp23/Gls24 family envelope stress response protein — translated: MANQDQTTPAPAEKELAQAAPKAATGASRVDRSSGFSASRVPTDANAAGKTTIADGVVAKVAGIAAREVAGVYALGGGGARAFGAIRDVINATDLAQGVKVEVGDTQAAADLTIVVEYPAPIQDVANNVRAAVAGAISRLVGLEVVEVNVEVNDVHVPGDDSDESEESRVS